AAGGAGAATTCAGCTTATCCTTTTCACAAATTGGAATTATCACATTGGTATTTCAACTTACCGCTTCAATTTTGCAGCCTTTTGTTGGAATTTATACTGACAAAAAACCAAATCCAAGATCTTTGGCAATTGGAATGGCATTATCAATGGCTGGGTTACTTTTGCTAGCTGCTGCTCACGAATATTATGTTATTTTAATTTCTGTCGCATTGATCGGAATGGGATCTTCTATCTTTCATCCTGAAGCTTCAAGAGTTGCGCAATTGGCATCGGGCGGACAAAAAGGATTGGCCCAATCTATATTTCAGGTAGGTGGAAATTCAGGAAGTGCAATAGGACCGCTTTTGGTAGCATTGATTATTCTTCCTTTGGGACAAGGTTACGTAGGATTGTTTGCCATCGCAGCTTTCATCGGAATTATTGTATTATGGAGAATCGGAAACTGGTATGCTGAAAGACTATCATTAAAAAGATCTGCTAAACACCCAAGTGATATTATTGAGATACAGCTTTCCCGCAAAAAGATTTTGTTTTCTGTATCCATTTTATTGGCTCTTATTTTTTCAAAGTACATTTACCTGGCGTCGATGACCAATTATTTTACCTTCTTTTTGATTGATAAATTCCATGTTTCGGTACAAGATTCTCAACTTTATTTGTTCATATTTTTAGCGGCAGTTGCTATAGGGACAATTTTAGGGGGAAAATTGGGAGATAAATATGG
Above is a genomic segment from Chryseobacterium mulctrae containing:
- a CDS encoding MFS transporter — protein: MENITTKTVDTTKIVYPILFMISFSHFLNDLIQSTIPSLYPILKGEFSLSFSQIGIITLVFQLTASILQPFVGIYTDKKPNPRSLAIGMALSMAGLLLLAAAHEYYVILISVALIGMGSSIFHPEASRVAQLASGGQKGLAQSIFQVGGNSGSAIGPLLVALIILPLGQGYVGLFAIAAFIGIIVLWRIGNWYAERLSLKRSAKHPSDIIEIQLSRKKILFSVSILLALIFSKYIYLASMTNYFTFFLIDKFHVSVQDSQLYLFIFLAAVAIGTILGGKLGDKYGRKKIIWASILGAAPFTLCLPYLSLFWTIIFAVLIGLIIASAFSAILVYATDLMPNKIGLVAGLFFGFMFGMGGIGSAILGAVADDTSIEFVFKICAFLPLMGIITAFLPNIKGHKK